Within Paralichthys olivaceus isolate ysfri-2021 chromosome 19, ASM2471397v2, whole genome shotgun sequence, the genomic segment GGCATCTCACAATGGACTTTCAGACAAACAACTAAACCTGAACGATATATATTTCTCAGGTGTTTTGCCcatttaactttaaatacatTGGTGTTAATTGGTACCTGAAGAGTCTTCGCTATCTTACTGCCCCAGTCCATCACTTTTAAAGATAACATTTTACCTGGACCAATCATTACTCTGTTTGGGTCAAATGTCTGCCAACAGTATGCTATTTGTCTTTGGTGTTTATTTGCCAATGTTTTAGTTATATTTTTGAagctttttaattgttttttaaagatattgtgCTTTGCTTCATAGCACATGCACCAGCTATGTAAAATTGGTTCAATTTTAAGAATAAATGTAGGGTAGTGCACCATAAAATGATGGTTTGGTAGCAGCCTCTTGTTGTGAAACAAAAGCTTGAATAACCTATGGTGTTCTGTGATCAAGTGTTTCAAATAAATAGCAATACCCTTTGATAACATTGGAGAAAATACAATGTTTACTatttgaagcagcagcaaataCAAATACCAGTGTGGATCATTTGGAGAAACTAAGTCTCCAAAGATAAGTGGTAGATTGCGAAGTAAACACCAGGATTGGATGGCATTTAACCCCAATTCGAGTCCTCTCTTAATTTCAATGCAGgaggtttgttgtttttctccatgTACCCATAGTTAAAGCTCTTAATTATCCTGTCTATTTCCTTTTGATGTTGTGTAGTTGTCCATCAAGTGCAGTATTAGCAGTTTCATTTCATATTGTGCCACTCCCTCCAGGATATCGTTCATAATATCGACAGAGAAATTTTCACATGTATTGAAGTACTGCAAGGAATTTAGAATGCAAGTGCGTTTAACACCCATTACatagggaagactgggatttcTCTCTATTGTTTGGCAGTGTTATGCATGAAGTGCTCGAGTTCGCATAACCGTCTTTGGTGAATTTTCATAAAATTCTGTAAGTGaaacttgttttgttgttaaGGGAGAATGAAGCTCTCTGGAGGGAGATCTCAGATCTGAGACAGAAACATGCCCACCAACAACAGCTCATTAAAAAGGTGAGTAGTATACTGGACCATCAGTTTACACTATCTAAAGCTGTGTTCACATACAATACATGCCTTCTGTGAGCTCTATCACATTAATATGCACAACTACATATTTCTGAGTGCAATTTGATTGCAGTTCATAGAACATTAGTTAATCGTTCATCCATTCAATGGAtatataaacagatttttttttttattagtatAGTATTTCAGTGGGATAAACggaatcaaatgttttcctcACCACTCAAATGTTCTGATAAACCCAGTATTAAGTATTATCACCAGTCAAGCACTTAAAAGAGCTTTATTAAAAGTTTGTGTTACTTATTATTTTGACCTCATGTAAACATTGTTGTGACATTGTATTGATTAGTGTAGCCAACAACTGTTACATTTATCATCATGCCTCATTTCCACATGTTTCTTTCAGACTCTGTGTTTAACCCacagaatttgttttattttatgtcaagTTCATTATCAATAGGTTATGTACAAATAAACGAATGTTATAATGAACTCTCCCACATTTACTTAACTacgatttattttataaaaataaccTTATTGAAATTCACAATGTGTTAAACTGGTTGAGTAAATTTGTAATTTATCatacaattaaatgaaatagCCTCTTAGCTAATTAGTTTATATGCTATCTTTCTGTGCCATAAAGCACATATGGTCTGTCCAAAATTCACCGCAGTTGTTttttgatatattattatattatattataatattttaatatcagGAAATTTGAGACAGAAAAATACTTGAAAGGAGGAGTTTTGCAACACATTGGGGATCAAAGAGATTGCCATAGGAAAGGATACCTTTCTGGTCCGCGTATGGACACAGAGCTATGTGGAACTGAGGCGCTATTGTCTGTGCTGAAAATCTATCCAAATTTTCTGTTGTATCTcattaactgtttttttttccagctgatACATTTCATCGTCACATTAGTACAAAACAACCACATCCTGAATTTGAAACGTAAAAGGTGAGTTCATCCTTCAACTGGGATTTGGTTAGATTACTGATCCTACAAACACAGTCCCTGCAGCTGTTAAAGAGGCACAGATGACATGATCAGTTAGTCTTGAATGACCCATGAATAAGGTGCCTCATGAAATGCAAAGAGCAGGCAAATGTGCAGTCTGTTTCTATAAAATTAATGTCAGCTTGTGTATAATTTCTTACAATGTGGTTTTTAGTGTGGGAGTGTTGTTGCCCATATGATAAGACTGTCTGTGGTGGTCAGATTAACAACCAGTTTCATTCGAACATGTCATGGTTACATTTGGAATGAATGCTGACTCACTTTCACTTCCTACCCCACTGTTGCTGAGTTGTTTTCACACTCATTCTCAGATAAACTTTAAATTTAGCTCTGCACAGTGAAAAGGGGATATCATCTTTCCCAGCCAGTGGTGAAACTGTTAAAGGTGTCTCAGAATGTGAATTTATTTCATGAATTCAAATTGTTTTGTAAATCCAGTGATTTTCCTTTTCCCGTCAATCTGTAATGATCAGTATTTTTGATTAACTGATCATACATGAttaagataaaatgaaaactcaatatttatgttaaaatattaatcAACAGAAAATTGTAATTGTTGTTTGAATGACATGCATGATTTTTCTAAATTAAACTTTGTCAATTACACAGTAGTCAGTCTGTAAACTAACCATTTCAGCATTCTCATAATGTGAACTTTAATGATGTGTCACGGTCTTGTCAACAGGCCAATTCTTATTAACAGCAATGGAAAGAAGCCCAAATATATTCATCAGATCTATGATGAAAAAGTTTGTGTGGAACAGGTTAGTAAATAATGGAACCTCATGATACAAACATTGAAGGTATTGCTTTTAATGCAATTGAAATCATtaaattttgtgtgtgtgtatagtcaTCTGTCAACAGTCTGAATGGTGTGAAAGGCTCTGAGATGTCGGATGATGTTATCATCTGTGACTTGACTGAGAATGATGCAGAGGTGATGGCTGAGATCACTGAGAGGTCACCTACAGACTATGAGCAAAGGTAAGACATTCTACTACTCAAATCATTCTACTGCTTTCAAATGTCATCTCTTAGATTACATCAAACCAGTAACAGCTGCAAGACAATTGAAAGCTGTCTGATTTGCAGAAGTGCAAGAATTTCTGATTTATTGTGTGACATGTTTAATGGGATGTCCATGTTTTGAATCACATCAtatttttgacagtttttattGTGCCACTATCGAAGTCATTCCATCTCAACGTTATATGAGTGGAAGCAGCAAACATCAAATGATAGTAAAGtgaaaccaaaaaaacagcactCTGTCACCTCGAGGCTTAAGCTCAgtaatgatgatgttgatgatatGATGAtcataatgtatttatatatatcctAGTGATTAGTCTTTAGTTAAgccatttgttttccatttatgTATTGTGGCCCTTTAAAGTTTTATCACAGGTCTTAGAAAAAGCCATTAAGAACATGCGTAGGACTGAAAGGTTTGTACTGACTCAGTAAGTGTCTAAAATAGACAAGTATAAAGAATATTTACTGCAGAAGTGATGAACTTGTGAAAAAATGATGACGGATTTTTGACACGCAATTTGAGAGATTAAGGTATTATGATTTATAAAATTATACTGAAGAATTGTCTTTTGAATGACAATTTCGTGATTTATACAATTCAATTACTAGGGAAGCAAGGAAAAAGGTTGGATGCCTCAACATTTATTACTATTTTAAATGCCAAGCATTATATTAAGGTACACCTTATCAGGTGCAAATGATATGGTCATTGTTACAAAGCATTTTGGAAGAGCCTGTCTTATTCAGAGCACTCTTAGGCCCAGAAAGAAGACTGTACTTGCATGTGTCTGGGTAGTGATATTGCATCACAGCACCGACAAGAAGCTCCGGTTGATGTCAAATAACATGCATCTACAGCAACGGCACAGGTTTGATTTTCATGAGAGGTGTGCAAGGAGGACCCTTCCTGACAAAATAACATAAGGGTAAGATTTAATCTTGCTAGAGAACACTTAGACAAAGACTAAGGGGCCTTATTTATATATGTGGGGTATGAGAAATGCATCCATCACTGTCCATGCAAGTTGggatctataaaaaaaaataagttgaTGGGAGAATGTGTGCAACTGTATGCAAACTCTGGCTCATGCATGTTAACATTTTTGAGATGAGAAATAGGCAACAGAGTTGGGGATGTGCATTGAAGCCATATTATAAATTTACTTAAAAAGAAGATGTAAGCCAAATCAAAGCAAATTATACTAACATACCAATTAAATGGCATTATAAACTTGCACAACTGAACAATTAATAGCATTTGATGATATATAACACTGTGCATGTACAACATACTTTTTGATAATTTTTGTATAAAGTCGCTGCGGTGAACATGACTCTGCTGTCAGGTGCACAGAATGCAAAATGGAgaccacataaataaatacactgctcaaaaaaatgaatggaacACTTAGTGGTCACAGTATAACACAAAGTCAGTCGGAAATATCATTATGTCAATTTAGCAAGTATGAATCAGTTTCACTGCTTTGGTGCAGCAGGTGACAGGGGGTGCAATGGAGAAGAACAAACAAGACAATGCTCAAAAAGAGAATAGTTTCacatgtggtggccacagacagctgctctctcctccttcctgactgattcttctctagttttgtgttctgctatTGTCCTTCACTTCTGATAGCATGAGCTGGTACCTGCAGcccaatcaggttgcacaggtagtccagctcctccaagAAGGCACATACATACGTGTGGTCACAAGAGGGTTTGCATggagcatggaggagataccagATGACCAATCATTACACGAGGAAAGCTGGATGGGGCCATAGAAGGGCATCAATCCAGTAGAATGGGAGGAAGGAGGACCAGGAGGAGCACGGCCAGAGCCCCACAGAATGACCTCTAGCAGgctacatgtgtgcatgtttctgaccaaactaTCAGAAGCCGACTCCATGAGGGTGGCATGAGGGCCGAACATCCTCAAGTGGGAtctgtgctcacagcccagcaaTGTGATGCACGATTGGCATTTGCCAGAGACATCAGAATTGGCAGTTTTGACACTCAAAGACGAGAGCAGGTTCACACTTACCAGATGTGAAAGGCATGAAAGAGTCTGCTTTGATAAATGTTATTTTGCCTGTTACATCATGAGGACCGGTTTAGCTGGGACAGTGATGGCCTGGGGAGACATATCCTCGGAGAGTTGCACAGAACGGTACCCTAACTGCTTTTAGGTGCCATTGACTGGCCCTCACATTCCCCTGACTTAAATCCAATTGAGCACCTATGGGACATTATGTATTGGTATATCTCATGTCAACAAGTACCGCCACAgacaggagctcactgatgccccgatccaggtctgggaggagatcaCTCAGGACACCATCCGCCGACTCATAAGGAGCATGCCCAGATGTTGTCGGGAGTGCATACTGGCATGTAGAGGCCATACACAGTACTGAGACATGTTATGAGTTCCCGTGAGGAAATTCATGTAAGTTGGATCCGCCCGTGATTGCAATTTTTTACTCTGATTCTCGgtgtggttttgaatccagccctTAATGGGTTGATGATATTGGTTTCCATTGAACACTGTTGCATCATTTTGTTCTTGACAAATTATACAGTAAAGAATTTCAACTTGaatcatttgttcatttttttgagcagtgtatattGTGTTCACCTATAATCTTTCctttcaaaaataataacaatacatttgtaaacATTGGGGATTCTTCAGGTTTCAGATGGTTATTTTGGTTATTGCTTTTTCAATTCAGGCACTGTCCTCTTTGTCACCCTCACTGCATTAATCTCAGGAGCAATTTGTTGCCACTCCACCAAATGATGTGTAACTCACAAGCACCTAGATTTAGGAGTAAGAAAAGTTGGTCATCTCCTCTTTGATGCTACCATTTACCATTAAAAACATAGATCAACAGGGTAATTTTTATGTTTCAACATTGACAAGGTACTTTTCATTGACTATTTATGCTTGAATGTGAGCGTATAGAGGGTGGGATATGAGGCCTCAACCTAGTGACCGCAACACACAAGGAGGACACCACAACAGAGTCACAgttgaaataaatcattaattaacaaaataaagaagaacaaATATTGTTCAATTAATCTGTGGGAGTGTAAACTCTGGCCATCTAACCCAGGTAGTGAAAGTGAACCATGCAACATGGCATGAACCAAAACATTCCAGTAACTCTGGTAAAGTCCTTCAAAGCCGAGATCTTAGTCCTATTGTGACACCATTGGGTGGGGATGTACATGCAAGAAACCCCTCAAACATCACACAGCTAAAAGAACTCTGGATGTCGATGTCATAGAGACTAGTTAGACAGTTATCGGAAACATTAGGAAATACCAGCTGTTAGGGCATAGTGTCAAGGGAGGTGTCCTAACTTTTTCCTTCGTAAGAATTAGCATCTTtcataataataagtaataaagTGAATTAGTTAATGCGATTACATCATCcttatttatagatgtaatttgaaaaaaatctaatattcaTATGTTGATATTTCTTCACATATAACCAAATATTTAATGGGGTGTCCTACTTTTTTCCCATGACTAATTGTCATGACTACTTACCCTCCCCAGTGATGTAGAAATTGTGGAGGTAGAGCTGGACAGCTGTGCAGTCTTGCCAGCTGAGACGGAGGTGAGCACCACCTGCAcagacaacaaacagacagaggctgaTGTGTCAGCATCAGCAGACAACGCCCAGAGGAGCAGCATTTTAGACAGCAGTTGCCCCACCAGCAGCGCCCTGCAGCTCAATAAACCCTCAGGCCTCAGCCTGGAGGACCCCGTCAAGATGATGAACTCCATACTGAAAGAAAACGGAGCTATATCACAGAACATCAACCTGCTGGGCAAGTAAGTGGCAAcctgtactctgtgtgtgtgtgtgtgtgtgtgtgtgtgtgtgtgtgtgtgttttatttattgattgatttattgtcatgttcaaaaataaacaaattattagtgctttttattttttatttttaaaatatttttttgaaatcATTTTGAGAAGTGCCCTTATTGTCACTTGAGCCTCTCCCCCCTCAAATGTCTTGGCATGTCCCTGATTATGTGTTATTAATAtagcattttgtgtgtgtgcgtgcactgtCAGGGTGGAGCTGATGGACTATCTGGACAGTATTGACTGCAGTCTGGAGGATTTCCAGTCCATGCTAAATGGAAAGCAGTTTGGCATTGATTTTGATGCCATAGAGGTACAATGAAATCACTTTCACACTAAACATTAAGATGATCAATACCTAATTATCCATTTGTGTTGACAattttcacatatttatttCTCTAAAGTGTGAAACTTGCAGGGCTTTCCACAAGGCTATAGAGAATCTGGAGAAATAATTTGGCCTAAAAGCCCATATGTGGTACCTCTGGTATATTCTAATGCAACTATTTCTTCATAGACACTGACaatgattaatttatttgttttattattttgtgtacCTGATTAACATGTAGTGAATTCGAAATTAAGTAAATGGATAAACCataaattcagttcaattcaattagcgctaaatcataatatacaatATCTAAAGGCACTTTaaatagaaggtcaagaccttaaaatcattaatatagagaaacccaacagttcccacaatgagcagcactttggcgactgtggaaagaaacactccctcattaacagggagaaacctctagaattagagtcaatgtgggcggtcatctgcctctaccggttggggtgagcagagaaaaatggggaggagaggagagatgggtggaaaagaggggagagagagaaatgtttgtAATTTGGGGGGTTTTGAAGCTGTTCTGTGTTTATAGGAGAGTGTGCCCTCCAAAGAGAACACTGCACAGCTAAACAGAGGCAGGACAGAAGAAGACAATGCTGGTAAGTGGAGAATACTTACACACTCACAGCCAGACCTCCACTAACCTGCACTGACATACAGTGGCATCAGAAAGTATTCACTGTTTGCACACGTCATTGTCTTACACTAAATAATCCATAGTGataattttacagggagccaatgcagagaagctaagacaggagtattATGATCCCctcttctagttcctgtcagcactcatgctgcagcattttggaccagctggaggcttttcacagacttactgataaatcctgataataaagaattgcAATAATccagtctagaggtaacaagcATGGGGccgtttctcagcatccttcttagacaggatgtttctgattTTCATGATAATGCGCAGGGGTAAGAAGGCTGTCCTAGTGACTAGTTTTATGTGTGAGTCAATTGACAAACTCCAAACTTAACTCCGAATCACAGAAGAGGTGGGGGCCAAGCTGAAGCTAATGCCATCCAAGATAATTATCTGGTCAGATAATGTTTCTCgacttcagttttgtctgaatttagaagcaGAAGGTAATAGGTCATCCAGGCTTTAATGTCTTAAAGACATTTCTGAAGTTTAACTAAGTTATTCAGGCcttgcagataagggcagctggGTGTCATATGCATTTGAGTACACAGCACTACTTTTATTAGAGGAAATACACTAGTCATACCAGAACACATAGCAGACACGCTCTCTGTGTGAGCAACAGATACCAGTGAGTCACAGCAGTTCGGCGACCCAGTCGTCATGTGCTGCACTGGCAGCCAGACGTTATCCTACTGTAGCCAAGTAGTCCAAAACTTTGACCCAAATGCAGAACAGATACATTCATAAATTACATTAAGAACCAGTTTATTGTTGTATGTTTTATATTAGTGAAAGATCAAAGAAGAAAACCTGTGCGTTAGTTACTGTTCCACCATGATCCTTCAGAGCAGCTTCAGTGTATTAGGTTGAGTTGAGGTGTGGGGACAGTGAAGAAACCTCAATTTCATCCTCATCGGAGCTTTCAGGGAGCCCTGTAAGCTGAATGGAAGCAGCATGTGTCCACACATTTATTCCACTGTGCCCCTCAGTTTTGTTATCTGTAGTGCGGTGCTGCAGTGTGTTACATCAGCACAAAGGTCAATGTGTAGTTTCTTTACAACGAATGATGAAAATTGTTGTGTGATTACAGTCAGGTAAGTGGTGATTATagtaattttttttgttcagaTAAGCAGTTGATCCAGTACACCTCCTGCCCCCTGCTTGCCTTCCTTGATGGCTGTACCCCTCCTCCAGAGTTGGACCCAGGCaccagtggcagcagcagctcctctgattCCTCCATCATCCACCTTCAGTCCTCCTTCTGCCCCAGTGCTTCTGTGGAGGCTGATCCACCGTCAGAGCTGCTGGACACCAGCCTGGAGTCAAAACAGCCAGTCCGCAACTCTTTAATCCGCCTGGAGCCTCTGACAGAGGCGGAGGCCAGCGAAGAGACACTCTTCTACCTGTGTGAACTGACTCCTTCTGGATTAGAGGTCGACTCCACCCAGCTGGACAGAGTGTGAGCAGACAGTGATGCCACTCACACTGATATTAGTTCAACTTCCATCTTCCAGATAATGCTGATATCGTGTCTTACCATTCCTCACCTCTCTggcatgaagtgtgtgtgcttgttgaGAAGCAGTAACTGAGGGGAAGGCAACACCAGGCTGGTGTAAGAACAACTGCAGTTTGTACcataaacacatttcacattttcccCAAATACAATTATGGTTTAAGAACCTCTCGAAAGTTATCCTTTAAACCCTAACAGATATGACTTAAAATTTTGCACCAGTGAGTCAAAACAGTAGACACGTATGAAGGATAGATGTGTATAAAGTTCTTAAAAGACATGGAGATAAAGGTCACTCAGGTCGCTATATGAACTTCTGTGTTAGCAATAATCCATAGTAACACCCGGACCCATTGACAGCCCTAGAGTGTCTGTTTTCTGTATATCACCCATCAAGCATGATGGGAATTGTAGAAATCTTTCAAATCCCAAATGAACATTACAAAACCATGAAATGTAGCTTTGTTCTATATAGATGTTACTGTGGTTTATGGTCCCAGAACAGCCACACCATTGTGAGGAAGGGGTGTGTGTGATATGGTTTGAATAAGGGGACCATGATGCAAATTTCCAGTCCCCAGGATGTCCTTTATACTGTTAGTTGGTAGTTCACATGAATCTACCACAAACTAATGAAAAACCTCCTGCCTTTGTGTCCTCTCACCTCAGAAAAGCTTCACACTAACGTTATAGTGTCAAGTTAGGGTGAATGTTTCAGAAAGTTACTCAACTGGTCGCACACAGACTTCCATAATCCAACATCCTCAGGGTGTGCATGGAGCTGTCTAACCTTCCAAACAAGCCTTTTGGAAGCAGAGTAAACTATGCTCAAGGCTCAAAAACATTCCAATTATCAGTTTCTTTTATCCCTGGAACACTGACACTCTTGTCTGTCCATTTGTGTAAACTTGTGCACACAGGCAAAAGGTTTGAATTGTCATATAAACTGTCCTGAACATTTATACTTTTACCGACATggaaatcaaatacattttgagaGAATTAATACTGTATATCAACATGTTGAGCATCTGTTAACGCTCCTGAAATAGATCTGGGCAGAAACAGGAATCTGAGGATAAATAAACTGTCCTGTCTGGAAATGAAACCTGCTTCTTTTTGATGGTTccaatactttattttatttacaactaGGAAAGTTTTCTTCAATGCAAagctgtcaaattaaaaaaaacaccatagCATTTGTTCAGGCAGGTCTCGAAGTCAAGTGCAGCCACAATTCAGTATGtcagctgacagcagcagctctctgtgccAGCCCACTTCAGCTGTTTGCTCAGCTGATCACCCCCTATGCATTAAATTGGCAAAGCACAAATTGCATTGTCACTGATGGCTGCTGTGTTCTATGCCAGGGTCCTTAAGCTGCTACTCTCCCTGCCTCACTTTTTGTGAAGGCTAATGGAGGGGTACCCCTTACATATGCCCGTAGAAGAGTAGGGAGGTCCTGGAACAGAGTCATACCACCAAATATAACCtattgaaataattaaaaccaaacacaattTGATTAAAGTGGTCCTGTTGGTATACACAGGACAGCAGGAACTAGATGCATCTCTATGTTGTCATGTCTCAAGACAGAAGACATCATCATATGCTCAGTATGTTCACCATAGATAAAGCACTACATCACATCCAGTCCAACATCAGTGAGGAGGCATCCTCATCTGGCCTGTATCAAAAGATTTAACCTTTACGTCTGAAAATCTATTTATTAAGTAACAATTCTTCAGATAGTGAATTCATCTGGGGATTATTTCTCTTTGAGCCGAGTTAGGGATCTGGGACAGAAGGAGATCTTCATTAAGACTGTACGTGAACCTGGAAAGTACACAGAATATGGTAGTTCCAGCTACAGTTGATGTCTCCAGAGCCACATTTTACCATGacaacacagactcacaagGTGATAACTATAGTAGCCCTCTTGTACCTGTAcaccagaaagaaaaaaacgccTAATCTTCTCGTTCACAGTAGTGCAATGTGACACAGCATAGCGGTTGAACAGTTAATGAGCTGAGGCCTCGCATGGCAAATCAAGAGACAGGTTGAGACGAAGAATGTTCAGACCAGGGGCCTGTACTATGAAGCTGGTTCAACCGACTCTGATTTAACTCAGGGTTAACAAAGAAAGTTGGTCTGTTAAGTCGGCGTTAACTGATTCGGTATGTGAGTGCACGTCTCTTGCATAAGGGGATTCTGGATACAAAGAAACTATGTTAACATTAATTTGTGAATACACTGAGAAAACTTAAATTCCAGTCTACTGCACTTGTTACTCACTGATAATGAATTTAGATATTCTCTCTAAAACACTGAGGCACTTACGCTGTCTGTGTATGATGCTGTTGTATGAAGTACTAACTGGATTCTAACCAAACTTTTAGCTGCAACCACAATCAGGTGATCTGTGTGAATACTTCTCAcccttacagttttttttaaattgctaaATCACAATTGATGAAACTGAGAGCAAACAGAGGAGGGGGAAAGCGAGCCGGGTTTGACCCTAGGCTAAAGGCTAGGCTATAGGCTAACCCATACAGACCAGTGAGTCTCTTCCTCGTCAACTTCATGTCTCTTTCGCACAAGATGGATGAGATAAGAGTGAGAATTATGATAAATGAGCTTATCACTATGCATCCTGCAGACAGCTGTGTAATGGTGTGGTTTAATATTCCAGACAACTTTAAGCCCCTACACATTGAGTGACTTAGTAATAGGTGCGCTCGACTTGATGTGGCACTGTGCAGCGCTGACTTAATGTGACGCATGATGGTCTtaacacaatgcatgctggttcAAATTTTTGTCTGACTTCATCTCATCTAGCACTTCAAAATGTCACACGACCATTAAAACGTCGCAGGAGCGACCCGGCTGCAGTCAGGCCGTGCAGTTAACCTCCTCGAGCTACTGGTCCTTGGGGCCGCCTCTGTGACATCAacactctgctctgattgattACATCCATatcactgttattgttttcattagaactgatcagagctgaaacctgatggtgcacaactgttcctggtccctctcctctctctaaaACTATAGGCCtgtgtgtttaatgtaattatatagacatacagtatatgattGTGTCACTATATAATATTCCCTTAATGTATAATCACTGGCAGTGCATATCTGttggtttctctttgtttctgttatgttattttatgtgttccttattttgtatttctaatgttctgattaataaaaaagaaaaaagttcttACTATATCTCCAACTGATGTGgccactttacactacagttttaaTTTTCAGCTGAAAGGCAGTTCTCAGTCAACTTCGTTGTTCATTGCATTCTTTGTTCAAAAACGAGGATTTCCTAAAAATCTGTTTAATctgcaacaagaaaaacaaacgcTGTGAGGTCGCTCGTTGTTCTTGTCTCCCTGAAGCTACTAGAAGTAAAAAGTGTCCGACttgatgtctctgtgtctcttaacTCCACCACTGCATGATGGTGGATCAAGTCAGACAGACTCAGATCATCGTTGTGTTATTACAGTTCTAATACTGTTAGAAGAATTTTTACTGACAAATGTGTTCATACTTTATGTTTCTTTACTTTAATATGTTGAGTATTTTACCTTGTCACTATTTGGTGCGCCCAGGAATCGTTCAATTTAGCTGCCACGTCCTTTGTCGACAGAAGTCATAGACCAATTGCGTCACAGTGGGATGAGTAGACTATCCCAATTCCTCCAAATGCAGCCAATCCACCATGTGTCCttccagccaccaggtggaTCCTTTCTGATGTCCTAGAAATGCGGTAATGAAACAGTAGCATCCAGTTTTGCAGGGACACATTTTTCCACCAAGCCAGTGGCCCTGCTACTAAATCCAAATTTACTTACAGCACAAGGTGGATACTCCTGTAAGGTACAatgtgagagaaaaggagaaatggaTAAATAACTACAGTGCTCAAACAAATTAAGGGAAAtattaaatcaca encodes:
- the hsf2 gene encoding heat shock factor protein 2 isoform X1 gives rise to the protein MKHNSNVPAFLAKLWTLVEDADTNELICWSQEGNSFRVLDEQRFAKEILPKFFKHNNMASFIRQLNMYGFRKVMHIDTGIVKQERDGPVEFQHPYFKHGQDDLLENIKRKVSNARPEDNKIRQEDLTKILASVHSVHGKQENIDARLATLKRENEALWREISDLRQKHAHQQQLIKKLIHFIVTLVQNNHILNLKRKRPILINSNGKKPKYIHQIYDEKVCVEQSSVNSLNGVKGSEMSDDVIICDLTENDAEVMAEITERSPTDYEQSDVEIVEVELDSCAVLPAETEVSTTCTDNKQTEADVSASADNAQRSSILDSSCPTSSALQLNKPSGLSLEDPVKMMNSILKENGAISQNINLLGKVELMDYLDSIDCSLEDFQSMLNGKQFGIDFDAIEESVPSKENTAQLNRGRTEEDNADKQLIQYTSCPLLAFLDGCTPPPELDPGTSGSSSSSDSSIIHLQSSFCPSASVEADPPSELLDTSLESKQPVRNSLIRLEPLTEAEASEETLFYLCELTPSGLEVDSTQLDRV
- the hsf2 gene encoding heat shock factor protein 2 isoform X2 → MKHNSNVPAFLAKLWTLVEDADTNELICWSQEGNSFRVLDEQRFAKEILPKFFKHNNMASFIRQLNMYGFRKVMHIDTGIVKQERDGPVEFQHPYFKHGQDDLLENIKRKVSNARPEDNKIRQEDLTKILASVHSVHGKQENIDARLATLKRENEALWREISDLRQKHAHQQQLIKKLIHFIVTLVQNNHILNLKRKRPILINSNGKKPKYIHQIYDEKVCVEQSSVNSLNGVKGSEMSDDVIICDLTENDAEVMAEITERSPTDYEQSMSWYLQPNQVAQVVQLLQEGTYIRVVTRGFAWSMEEIPDDQSLHEESWMGP